Sequence from the Sphingobacteriaceae bacterium GW460-11-11-14-LB5 genome:
CGGACCGTGTTTTAGGGAAAGAGTTTAAATTGGTGAGGTGGCGGGATGACAAGGGCACAGCCTTGAAAATTACCGGAGTGGTTGCTGATGTTAATACCCCTGAAAGTGTAACTTTTAATGGAATAAGTCATACAGGAGATCAGGATCATGATCCCGATCAGCCGGGTAGTTCGCATTATAACCAGGTGTATGCAAAATCGGCTAACAGAATAGATACGCTTACTGCAAATAGTACTTTGCAAAAGGTATATTTAGACTTTAAGAAAAAATCATTTGCCGAGCAAAAAATCAATTTTGAAGATGTTTACAAAAACGGGAAAAAACCGGGACTTAAAGCTATTGCATTAAAAGATGTTCATGCGAATCCTCCATTTGCTATTGATTGGTTAAGCAAGTTGAAGCCTGTAATCGGGATTTCTATTTTTTTGCTGTTGGTATCTATTATCAATTTTGTGAATCTGGCCACAGCACAATCGGTTCAAAGAGCTAAAGAGGTTGGTGTAAGAAAAGTATTAGGTTCATATAAAAAACAGTTGATATCTCAATTCTTAATCGAATCTGCACTACAAAGCATGATCTCATTATTTTTAAGCATTATTTTAATAGAGGTTTTGTTACCGACATTTAATCATCAGTTTAATGTTGAATTAAGTTTTTGGCACAATGATCATTTGCTTGGTTTAAGCATGCAGCTTTTAGGGCTTTTTGCTTTGGTAACACTTTTGGCAGGCTTTTATCCCGCATGGATATTATCTAATTATGATCCCGTTGCAGTTCTTAAAGGCAATTACGGGAGTAGTTTTAAGGGGCTCGCCCTGCGTAATGTGCTTGTTGTCTTTCAGTTTGTCATTTCTGTAACTTTTATTATCGCGATAGGGGTAATGCAGATGCAAACCAGATACATTAGCCAGAAAGATTTAGGTTTTGACCGCGATAAATTGATTAACCTTCAAACAGGTTACGACCAAAATTTTGCGGAGAAGATTAAACGTATTCCAGGTGTCCAATACGTATCTACCACAACCCAGGTAATGGGAAATGCCTTTAATAATAAAAGCGAAATCATTTATAAAGGCAACAACATTAATCTTAATGGAGTAACGGTTACAATGGATGCCTTACAAACCCTGGGGGTTAAGTTAATTTCGGGGCGATTATTTTCTAAAGAATATAAGCAAGATACCATTAACTCAGTTATACTTAACGAAGCTGCAGCAAATTTACTAGGTAAAAACATGGTTGGCCAAACTTATGCAAAAGTAGATTATGAAGGTAAGATGATTACTTTTCAGGTGGTCGGCGTGATCAAAAATTACCACAATGAGGGTTTTGACAAAACGGTATTGCCAACGGTTTACAAAGTAACCAGCTTAGGCGGAACATCCAATACAAACAATATGTTGGTACGTTTCGATACGAAAAACTATAAAGGAATTATCGATAATATCGCGGCGGAGTGGAAAAAAAGCTATCCAGATTTTTCTTTTCGCTACCAATCGATGGATGAAGCTTTTTCGAACATCCTGGAAGAAAATAACCGCTTTATGCAAATGATTATCCTGTTTAGTGCAGTTTCTGTTTCACTGTCCTTACTAGGTTTGTTCGCCCTATCCACATTCATTGCCAAACGCCGTACTAAGGAAATTGCGGTAAGAAAAATTTTGGGCGCATCTAATATTCAGATTGTAAATCTTTTAAATAAATCGTTTTTAATTTTGGTTACTGTAGCCAATTTAATCAGCTGGCCGATAGCCTATATTTTAATTAAAAAATGGCTCGATGGTTTTGCCTATAGAATTGATATGCCGGTTTATCCATTTTTGATGGCCACCATGGTTTCAGTAGTGATCTCGGCATTAACCGTTAGTATTCAGGCGAGAAAAGCAGCCAATGGCAACCCGGTACATGCACTTAAATATGAATAAACTGGCGTGTAGCGTTTGGCGCTTAGTGTAGATTTATCGCTAACCCCCAACCGCTATACGCCAAACCCTAAAAAATATGATACAACTTAATAACATCGAAAAATATTACGCAAACAAAGGCATTAAAAATTATGTGTTGCGTTTAGTTACCACCAGTATTAAACAAGGTGAATTTGTTTCCATTATGGGCCCATCGGGTGCGGGGAAATCTACTTTGCTTAATATTATTGGCATGCTTGAAGAGCCAACTTATGGTTCGTATGAATTTCTGGGAGAGAATGTAACCTCGTTAAATGAGCGCAAACGCATTGAACTTTACCGAAATCACATTGGTTTTGTTTTTCAGGCTTACCACTTGATTGATGAAATGACCGTTTACGAAAATATTGAAGCCCCGCTACTATATAAAAAAGTGGGTAGCGCCGAGCGGGCCAGTAGAATTGCCGACCTGTTAGACCGTTTTAATATTGTGGCCAAAAAAGATTTATTCCCGAATCAACTTTCGGGCGGGCAACAGCAATTGGTTGGTATTGCAAGGGCATTGGCCGCGCAACCATCCATTATTTTAGCAGACGAGCCAACCGGTAACCTCCAATCGGCGCAGGCAGATGAGATCATGACCCTGTTTAAAAAGTTAAATCAGGAAGATGGCATTACCATTATTCAGGTTACGCACTCCGAAAAAAATGCGCAATATGGAAACAGGATTTTGCACATTGCCGATGGTGTAGTAAAAGAAGACGTAGCGGTAGCCTAAACTAAATGAAAAAATCGGGATGTGCATTTAAACGCATCCCGATTTTTTATTAAAATTATTTAAAATCTGAAAGCGCAAGTTTATAAACCCCACCGGCCTTGGTTTGCAGTTTTGCTGTTTTATTTTGATAACGGATTAAACATTCACCACCGTTTTTCGCAACGATAGTAATTGTAGAAATACTGTTGTTGTGCCATTGCATATCGATCACAAAACCACCTCTGGCAACCAGGCCTTTTATATGGCCATCTTTCCACTGGCTTGGTAATGCGGGTAATAGCGCTATAAAATCTTCATGGCTTTGCATCAACATTTCAGTTATACCAGCAATTACACCAAAATTTCCATCTATCTGAAAAGGAGGGCAGGCATCAAAAAGGTTATGATAACTTCCACCACCTGCACTGTATTTGGTATCGGTATCATCCGTTGGCCGCAATTGAGCGTTTAGTATTTTAAATGCACGGTTACCGTCATTTAATCTTGCCCACAGTGCAATTTTCCAGGCGTATGTCCATCCTACACCAGCATCACCTCTAACTTCCAACGATTTTTTTACCGCCTCTGCCAATTCAGGTGTTTTATCTTTCGTAATCTGGTTGCCAGGGTAGAGTGCATACAAGTGCGATAAATGGCGATGCTGTACTTCCAGCTCTTTAAATTCATCTGCCCATTCCATTAATCTTCCATCCGAAGCTATTTTCGGGCCGGCGAGATTTAGTCTGGCATCATCCAGCTTTTTTATAAATTCAGCATCATCATTTTTTAAGATATTGGCTGCTTTTAATGTATTGCTAAATAATTCGTAAATCACCTCCTGATCGTGGGTAGGCCCCATACTGATCTGAACTTTGGCACCATCAGGTGCTAAAAATGAATTTTCTGGCGATGGAGATGGACCTGATACCAATTTACCTGTTTTTGGATCTTTTACCAGCCAGTCTAAGTAAAATTTGCTTGCTTCTTTGAGGATAGGAAATACCTTAGTTAAATAATTTTTATCCTTCGTAAAGGCATAATGTTCCCACAAATGCTGACAGATCCATCCACCACCGCCTACATGCATGCCCCAGCTGGGATGTTCTCCCGGAGAAGTATAACCCCAAACATTTGTAATGGGATGTAATACCCAGCCATTCATTTGGTATTGGATTTTCGCAGTACGCTTGCCTGGTTCTAAAAGTGACGAAACCAGATCAACCAGCTGCTCCTGGCATTCGGAAAGGTTAGTTACTTCTGCTGGCCAGTAATTCATCTGAACATTAATATCGGTATGGTAATCGCCATTCCATGGCGTTTGTATCTGATTGGCCCAAATACCCTGCAAATTGGCAGGCAGGCTTCCTTTGCGCGATGATGATAATAAAAGATAGCGTCCATATTGATAGTAAAGACCATAAAGAGCCGATTCATTTTGGCTTTGTACATTTTTGGTCATCAACTCATTTGTAGGAAGATTATTCGTACTGTTATTTAACGTTAAAGAGGATCTTTTTGTAAAAGATGAAAAATCTGCTACATGCCTTTTGCGTAATAATTCATAATTTTTGGCAGCTGCTTTTTGGGTTATAACATTTAATTCACTTTCAAAATTCGCATTGGTATAATCCGGATAATGCAAATGGTAATTTGTAGCGGCCGTTAATATGATGGTAACCGAAGTGGCTTTGGTTACCTGTAAGGAATTTCCGTTGATTTTTATTGTTCCGCCTGTAAGTTGTGGTATAGCATAAGCTTTGTAGCGCATTCCATCACCATCTTTACCGTTATTTAAAATCCCGCTCATTATTAAACGACCGTTTTTGGCCACGGTATTAAATCTTTCGGGCCTGTTTAGCGATAATGAAAAGGATAAAGCATTAGGTTTGTCGGCCGTTAGCCTAATCACCAAAGCCCGATCGGGATAACTCGAGAAAACTTCTCTCTTGTATTTAACGCCATCTTGCTCGTATCTGGTTAATGCTACCCCCGTAATCAGGTCTAGTTCGCGGTAATAATTCTTAAAAGTAGATTTTTTTCCAAAATCCAGCCATAAATCACCCAGTGTTTGGTAGCAGCCAAAAGGTACATTTGCACCATTTCCCTGTCCAGAGCCTTTACCCTTGCATACCTGGGTTTTGTTGGTCAATGCTGCGGCTTCCTTATATTTTCCTGCGAAAAGGAGATTTCTTATTTCGGGGATGTATTTTGCTGCTTCCGGGTTATCACTATCCTGCGGACTCCCGCTCCATAAAGATTTTTCGTTAAGTTGTATTCGTTCCTGGTTTACATCTCCGAATACCATTGCCCCTAAAAACCCATTGCCAATTGGCAGTGCCTTTAACCATTCAGGATCACTTTTCCAGCCATTTGGATTGTCTTTTGTACTCGCGTTAGCAGGACTGGTATACCAGATTTTGTCATGCTGGTTCGACTGGGATAACACTTTTTTTGAGCTAAATATGATCAGCAGCAAAAGCAGGAAGGGTAGTATTTTCTTTATCATAAGTAGTTATTGAGCTATTTATTGTAAGATTAATCATGGTGAAAAACCTCTTCCATAGCACTCCAGGTTTCACCTTTTGCGGCGGCATCGGGCAAAGGGATTTGACTTGGTGCAGTTTCTTTCCACCAGCGTTGCGTAGTGGTGTCAGCTGCCATCTTTTTCATGTCGGCAGCAAAATCAGTTCCGGTATATTCGAAGTAGCTAAAAAGATATGGTTTGCCTTCAATTTCTTTTAAATAAATGGAATAATTATGAATGTTGCATTCGGTTATTTTTTTTAATACCCCTGGCCAGGCTGCTGTATGTAACTTTTTGTAATAAGCCATTTTTTCGGGTTTCAGTCCTGTAATACTGCCATAACGTAATACTTTGTTTGCTGTATTTGATGATTTGCTATCATTTTTTGCAGGTGGGTTACAGGCGGAGGCCATTAGCACGAAGGCTAATGCCAGGAAATACATTGCTTTTAAAATTTTCATATTTGCCTTTTTTAAATATCGGTTTATTTAACAATTGGAATATTTTCGGTGTTTCCGTTTAATTCCAGCACCACAATATAATCTGACTGGCTGGCCTGGTTAGCAGGAAGCTGCACTGAAATATCATCCTTATGCACTACATTAACAGGTTGTTTATCTAACAGGTACGCTTTTTTAACTTTTAAACCTGGGATAGTTTTTAAACTAAGCTTAGTCAGGCTGGAATTTAATACATGCAGGTAGATTTTATTTCCTTTTCTGGTGGTAGCATATTCACCATTAGGCTGGTAGGGGCCACCTAAAGTACCATAAATGGCTTCGCCATTGGTTTTTAACCAATCGCCAATTTCTTTTAAACGTTCTATCTGGCGGGCTTCAATTCTACCATCTGGCATCGGACCAACATTTAATAAAAGATTGCCATTGCCACCTGCCGTTTTCGAAATAATCTCGAGGCACTGTTTTAAGGGTTTCATTTTATCATTTGCTTTCCAGGCCCATTGGTTACAAATCGTAAAACAGCTTTCCCAGGGCATTTGCATATTTAATTTTCCTACTACTTGTTCAGGCGTGTCGTAATCACCTATCATTTTAGAAACATCAATGTTTTTATTCTCCAATGCGGCAAACTCTTTTCCCAATCGGTTATTGATAATGATGGTTGGTTTTAAATTTTTGAGATAGGCATACAGGTCTTTACCCATTTCGTCTGTCCAGGGTTTTTCCCATTGCCCATCAAACCAGAGCATATAAGGATCATATTTGGTAATGAGTTCTTTTAACTGGTTTTTCATATACACCACATAACGGCTCATGTCTGATTTGGGATCAATCGTTTGGTTTTTTGGCGAGTGGATTGGGTAATCAGGATGGTGCCAGTCTAATACCGAGTAATAAATACAGAATTTAATCCCCTGTTTTTTACAGGCTTCATTTAATGCGCCAACAATATCTTTCTTGTATGGTGTGTTGGTGATGTTAAAGTCGGTATAGGCTGTTGGCCATAAACAGAACCCATCGTGATGACGAGCGGTAATGGTGAGGTATTTCATTCCGGCATCTTTTGCTGTTTTTACAATTGCATCGGCGTCAAACAGAACCGGATTGAATTCTTTATAAAGATTGTCATAATCTTCCGTTGGAACCTGCTCACCACGGCTCCAGCCAATTTCGGTGCCGCGTAAACTTACCGGCCCCCAGTGAATAAACATGCCGAAGCGTTTATCCATAAAATCGTTTATTGGCGACGGTTTATTATTTTTGGATTGCGCAGCAACCTGTAAAGCCATTGTAAAGGCTAAAACGCATACTAAAGTGATACGGTTAATGATTTTGTAGGGTAAGGGATATTTGAATTGTATCATATATTTAATTTTTTTAAATGTTATTTATTAACTGCCTAGTTTGATTTACTTATGGTGCTATAGTTTTTCCTAATTAATGTACACATTATTTAAAATAAACATACAAGACACCCATTATGGCCAATAAAAGCACCGATAGAAATTTGTAGTTTCCAATACCGCTCCAGCCTTTGCTTTTCAGCGGTTCCCAAATAGAGGTCCAATACAAGGTTTCACTTTGAGCGGTGTGTTTCACCGGATAGATGTGAGAAAATACCACCTGGATCAACACACAGATGCAGAACAGGTAAAAAGCCATCATCATGAAGGGGATTTGACCAATTATCGTTTCTGTTCCATAAACTTTGTTTACCACAAAAACACCAGCGCCAATAATGGAGCCCAGCAGTAAAGTATATTGCGCCCCTTTTGCAGATGCTTTTTTCCAGAATACGCCCAATAAGAACACGCAGGTGATGGGAGGGGCAATATGTGCGATTACATCGTTGATGCCATTGAAAAGACTTTCGTAGCTATTTAGTAACGGCAACAGGCCTATTGAAACGGTTAAGGCAATACCCGCCGACCAACGACCTACGCTCACTAATTTTTTATCGCTGGTTTCGGGTTTAAATCTTTTATATAAATCATAACTGCTTAGCGTAGCGATAGAATTTAAGGCACCTGCAATTTGACTCATTAAACCTGATAATAATGCGGCCACCAAAATACCTACCAATCCTTTTGGCAAAAGCTGGGTAATCATTAAAGTATAAATGCCTTTGGTGTTTAATACGGTTTCACCGTTACTACCAACAGTTTGTAAACTCGATAAATCCATCGTGCCCGATTTATATAAGATATAGGCAAATAAACCAGGAAGCACGAAAATAAATACCGGTAAAATTTTGATAAAGCCACAAAATAACGAGCCTACACGGGCATGGTTTTCGTCTTTTGCACCTAAAACACGCTGCACAATAGTTTGATCGGCGCACCAATACCAGATACCCAAAACGGGATAGCCTAAAAATACGGCTATCCAGCTCATTCCGCTTTTATCGCCAATCGGGCGTATCATACTGAGTTTATCCATGGCATTTTCTTTCTGTAGTATCGCCGTCATATGATCCCAGCCGCCAACTTTATTCCAGGCAAAATAGGTAATGATAATGGCGCCGGTAATGAGCACCAAGCTTTGTATGGTTTCGGTAACGACTACAGCCCTTAAGCCACCTATAATCGTATATAGTCCGGTTAGTAAGGCGATTACCACTATGCTTACATACATGTCGATGCCAAATAGGGTTTCGAGTACGATACCACCTGCTAAAAAAGAAAAGGCAATGTGAATAATGATGGCCGATAGAATGGAGATGAATGCCAGCCAATCTCTGCAGGCGCGGTTATATCTTCGTTCTAAAAAATCAGGTAAAGTAGAAATGCCCGAACGGATATAAAAAGGAATAAATAACAAGGCTAAAAGAATGAGGGTAAAGGCCGCCATCCATTCAAAATTGCCATTTAAAAGCCCGCTGTCAAATCCACTCTGTGCCAAACTTACCAAATGGAGGCACGAAATGTTTGTTGCAAATAATGCCAGACCAATCATAGGCCATTTCAAGGTTTTGCCTGCCAAAAAATATTCACCACTGGTGGTTTCTTCGTTTTTCTTTTTTCGCGTTCCGGTCCATAAACCTATGGTTACAATAAAAAGTATATAGGCAATGGTAATTACAATATCGGTTGTACTGATCATATTTGGTTAGATTTTGGTTATTTTAAATCACAGCTACTTCCTGCCTCTTGCGGGGTAATGTAAACGCCCTTTTCAATTTTAATCGGATGTTTAAAATGTTGTTTTAAATGGGGGATATGTTCCAGAAATAAAGCTTCGTGCCCCATAGCAATGTGGTTAAAAAGTACCAGATGCTGATGTAATTGTCCCATGTCGCCAACGTGGGGTACTACGGGTACGCCAAATTTTTTACATAACAGACTAATCGTGATGAACTCACTAACACCGCCTACACGCACGGCATCTACCTGGGCAAAACCCGTACAGCCAGTTTGCAGGTAGTTTTTAAAAATAATGCGGTTGGGTACATGTTCCCCTAAAGCCAGTTTAACGGGCGCAATTTCTCTGGCCAAAGTCTGGTGCGCCAATACATCATCCGGGTGTGTAGGTTCTTCAACCCAAAAAGGATTCATATTTTTAAGCTCATTACATATTGAAATGGCTTGTGGCAGGGTCCATTGCTGGTTGGCATCTAACATTACTTTTGAGCTTTCGCCGGCAACTTCGCGTACAATGTTTGCCCTTCTGATATCACGTTTGGGGTCAGCTGATCCTACTTTAAGTTTCATTGCGGTAAAACCATTGGCAATAGCTTTTTTGCAGTTTTCGCGTACTTTTTCATCATCGTAATTAAACCAGCCCACAGAAGTGTCGTAGCCTGGATAACCGGTATCGAGAATACCTTCCCTCGATTTTTTTGAATCCGTTTGGCTTTGCAGCATGGCTATCGCCTCTTCCTTAGTGAGTACATCTTCCAGGTAGGAGAGATCGAGGGTATTTACAATTTCTTCGGGACTTAAATCAATCAGGAGTTTCCATAGTGGTACACCTCTTTTTTTTGCCCACAAATCGTAACAGGCATTGGTTACGGAAGCTAAGCCTAAATGTACAACACCTTTGTGCGGCCCCAACCATCTAAATTGCTGTTCGTTTGATAGGGTGCGAAAAGTCTGCCCAAAATCGCTCATCAATTCTTCAATATCCTGTCCTTTTAGCTTATTGGCATAAAACTGAGCAGCATTGCAAACCAAATCGTTCCCCGCGCCCAGCGTAAAGGCTAATCCTGTTCCTGTAATGCCATTCTCGTTGGTTAAGTTGGTAACTGCATAGGAGTATTGAGGGTCTTTGTGGATGGCATCACTGCCCGCACCGGTTGATAGTTCAAATCGTTTGTCGCTAATTTCTATTTTATTTATCATGTTCGTAATCTGGATTATATGATGGTTCTATACCCCAATTCGGCGCCACCGCTTACCGGTAAAATGGTTCCTGTTATAAATCTGGCTGCATCGCTCAGTAAGAATAGGCAGGCATCTGCAATTACGTCGCCAGCCGGCATACCACCTAAAGGTTGAAGTTTATCTAAGTAATGCTGTATTTCTTCTTTGTTCGGTTGTTCTTTGCTCCATAACTGTAAGGTTGGGGTATTAATCGCCGCAGGCGAAACCGCATTTACACGTATTTGGTACGGTGCATAATCTAAGGCCATGGCCTTCGTGAGGGCATTAATTGCGCCCTTTGTGGCTACGTAGGCTGCATGATTGTCCTGCCCGATAGTACCTACCATCGAGCTGGTATTTAAAATACAACCCTTTGTTTTTTTTAGCTGCTCGATGCCATAACGGGTGGTATATAAAATGCTCTTTAAGTTAACATTCATCAACAAGTCCCACTCCGCATCTGTGGTTTGATCAAGTGTTTTTGAAGGATGTGCAATCCCCGCATTATTATGGATGGCATCTATATTGCCAAACTTTTGAATGATGGTTTCAAAAGCAGCAGCCACTTCATTTTCATTAACCAGGTTGCAGGTTATGGCTATTTTTTGCGCGGTTTCAAGCTCGTTTAGTTTGCTTTCGGCTATTGGGTTTTTATCCAGGATACAAACAGTAGCACCAGCCTTTGAATAGGCTTTTGCACATTCCCAGCCAATACCATCGGCACCTCCTGTGAGTATAATAATTTTATGATGAAGCATGTTGATTAATTCGGTTAGTATTTGTAATAGCTAATTTATTAAGGAAAAAAGAGATAAACTGAGGTATAATTTGCTAATAGTGATGTTATATTAGCTTAATTATTAAATTTGTCTATCGTTATTGGTAATTTAGGATGCTAAATCAGAAATGAGTTCCTCCTAACCAAATAACTGACATATTGCCAAACTGATGGTCAAGAAAATAACCTGTATCAAATGAAACCGATTTTCGCCAAAATACTAGATGGGAAAGTAAATGATGTGTACGGCATAAAGGTTGTAGACGCACCTTACTTTTCTACCGAATTCCATTTTCATGAAGAATGCCAGCTCACTTATAATGTGGAGAGTGAGGGGCGACGCATGATTGGTGATAGCATTGAAGATTTTAATAACGAAGACCTGATTTTTGTAGGTTCTAATTTACCTCATGTATGGCACAATAGCCAACAGTATTTTAGCGATTCTACACCAGATACCCATGCACATTCAATTTCGCTTTTTGTCCACCCCGAAAAAATAATGGATATTTTCCATGAGCCAGAGAATATACAAAAGCTTAAAAACTTTTTTCAACTGGCTAAACGTGGAATGAAATTTAACCTTTCGGCCAGAAAGGAAATTAAACCTTTGTTGTTAAAAATTGCCAGGGCCACAGAAGAAATTACCCGTTTAATAGGGGTGCTGGAAATTTTAAACCTGCTTTGTCAAAACAAAGATTATGTTTTACTGGCCAGCCCGGGTTATACCAATAACTATCAGTTAAAAGATAATGATAGAATGGACAAGATTTTGAAATATGTTTTTGATAATTTTAATAAAGAGATATTGCTGGTTGATGCTGCTGAGATGACCAATATGAATAAGCAGGCTTTTTGCAGGTACTTTAAGAACCGTACCCAGAAAACTTTTGTAACCTTTGTTAACGAAGTAAGAATTGGCCATGCCTGTAAATTAATAGCCGAAAGTGATCATCAAATAAGCGAAATGGCTTACATATGTGGCTTTAACAGTCTTTCTAATTTTAACAAATTTTTTAAGCTGGCAAAAGGCGTTACCCCAAAAGAATATAAAAAAATGTTAATTGTAGATTGATCAGTTAAAAACTTGCTGAATGAAGATTAACTCTGGAAAAGGCTTGCTTTAAACAGACTAATCTTTCTATAACCTATATTTGCAACATGCAAAAATCCTTTATCGATCAAATGGGCAGGGAAATTTCTATTAATTTTCCACCTAAACGGATTATTTCTGTGGTGCCCTCACAAACAGAATTGTTGTTTGATTTGGGCCTGGATCAGGAAATTATCGGATTGACCAAGTTTTGCATCCATCCGATAGAAAAATTTGCAGCAAGAACCAAGGTTGGTGGCACCAAAAAACTCAACATTGATTTAATCAGGGATTTAAAACCCGATTTGATTATTGGGAATAAAGAAGAAAATACACAAAGTGATATAGAAGAGCTTGCAACAGACTTTCCGGTTTGGATGAGCGATATTTTTACTTTAGATGATGCAATGAAGACGATTGGCCAGATAGGGGCGCTGGTAGATCGCGAACCGGAAGCCGGTTATCTTAACCATTTAATTGCTGCAGGATTTAATGATCTGCAAACGCTCGCCCTTCAAAATCGTATCGATAAAAAGATAGCCTATCTCATCTGGCGTAAGCCCTTTATGGCAGCTGGAAAAAATACATTTATTAACGACATGCTGCTTACTAATGGTATGACTAATGTGATTACGCAAGAACGTTATCCATCGGTTACATTAGCAGAACTGAAAACTTTAAATTGTGATCTGATCCTGCTTTCTTCCGAACCCTATCCTTTTGCTGAAAAACATATTGAAGAAATCCAAACCGCCATTCCAGATACAAAAATTATACTGGTTGATGGAGAAATGTTTAGCTGGTATGGAAGCAGGCTGGTTAAAGCAGTTCAGTATTTTTTTGAGTTTCAAAAAGAACTTTATTAGTTATTGGCGATTAAATTTTTGTAATTTGTAGCATAAAATTAAATCATCTCGTTACCATAACTATGAAAAAAATATTAATACTATCCCTATTTGTAGCCGCAATTTCTGGTTGCAGTTCAATGAAAAACGGAGGAGACGTCACTACAGTTACAGCAAGTGGAACAATAGAGAAACTTGGAATGACGACTTTTCAATATGGTACACATTTATTAAAAGCCGACAATAAAACTTATGCCTTAAAAAGCGCAAACATCAACCTGGATACTTATCTGGATAAAAAGGTCACCATCAAAGGAAGAAAAGTAGCAGGTTATCCATTAGATGGCGGCCCTGAGTTGGTCGAAGTAACGCTGGTGAAATTTTAGCTGTAAAACGGGGGAGGTGAGATGGATAATGTGATGTTGTATTTTAATGGTCTATGTTTCAGATCGCAGCGCTGAATAATCAATTTTATGCTCCTATAATGCGCTGCAAAAATTTGATTATTCAATTTAGTTTCTATCTTTGCAATCCTTAAAACATCCTAACTGCGGAAGTGGCGTAATTGGTAGCCGCACCAGACTTAGGATCTGGCGCTTCACGGCGTGGGGGTTCGAGTCCCTTCTTCCGCACAAAAGATTAACCGTTCTGATTAAACATCAGAGCGGTTTTTTTATGGCCGTTACCCAATATAATCGCTCATTTTTTCACTCGATATTGCCGAAAAGTTATTCCTGTTTAAATTTTTCTCCTTAAAAATTAAAGAGTTAGCGGTTTTTGATTGAAATAATCAATAAAATATTGCTGATGCCTTTTGATTATCCAATCTTG
This genomic interval carries:
- a CDS encoding alpha-L-fucosidase, which translates into the protein MIKKILPFLLLLLIIFSSKKVLSQSNQHDKIWYTSPANASTKDNPNGWKSDPEWLKALPIGNGFLGAMVFGDVNQERIQLNEKSLWSGSPQDSDNPEAAKYIPEIRNLLFAGKYKEAAALTNKTQVCKGKGSGQGNGANVPFGCYQTLGDLWLDFGKKSTFKNYYRELDLITGVALTRYEQDGVKYKREVFSSYPDRALVIRLTADKPNALSFSLSLNRPERFNTVAKNGRLIMSGILNNGKDGDGMRYKAYAIPQLTGGTIKINGNSLQVTKATSVTIILTAATNYHLHYPDYTNANFESELNVITQKAAAKNYELLRKRHVADFSSFTKRSSLTLNNSTNNLPTNELMTKNVQSQNESALYGLYYQYGRYLLLSSSRKGSLPANLQGIWANQIQTPWNGDYHTDINVQMNYWPAEVTNLSECQEQLVDLVSSLLEPGKRTAKIQYQMNGWVLHPITNVWGYTSPGEHPSWGMHVGGGGWICQHLWEHYAFTKDKNYLTKVFPILKEASKFYLDWLVKDPKTGKLVSGPSPSPENSFLAPDGAKVQISMGPTHDQEVIYELFSNTLKAANILKNDDAEFIKKLDDARLNLAGPKIASDGRLMEWADEFKELEVQHRHLSHLYALYPGNQITKDKTPELAEAVKKSLEVRGDAGVGWTYAWKIALWARLNDGNRAFKILNAQLRPTDDTDTKYSAGGGSYHNLFDACPPFQIDGNFGVIAGITEMLMQSHEDFIALLPALPSQWKDGHIKGLVARGGFVIDMQWHNNSISTITIVAKNGGECLIRYQNKTAKLQTKAGGVYKLALSDFK
- a CDS encoding sodium:solute symporter — translated: MISTTDIVITIAYILFIVTIGLWTGTRKKKNEETTSGEYFLAGKTLKWPMIGLALFATNISCLHLVSLAQSGFDSGLLNGNFEWMAAFTLILLALLFIPFYIRSGISTLPDFLERRYNRACRDWLAFISILSAIIIHIAFSFLAGGIVLETLFGIDMYVSIVVIALLTGLYTIIGGLRAVVVTETIQSLVLITGAIIITYFAWNKVGGWDHMTAILQKENAMDKLSMIRPIGDKSGMSWIAVFLGYPVLGIWYWCADQTIVQRVLGAKDENHARVGSLFCGFIKILPVFIFVLPGLFAYILYKSGTMDLSSLQTVGSNGETVLNTKGIYTLMITQLLPKGLVGILVAALLSGLMSQIAGALNSIATLSSYDLYKRFKPETSDKKLVSVGRWSAGIALTVSIGLLPLLNSYESLFNGINDVIAHIAPPITCVFLLGVFWKKASAKGAQYTLLLGSIIGAGVFVVNKVYGTETIIGQIPFMMMAFYLFCICVLIQVVFSHIYPVKHTAQSETLYWTSIWEPLKSKGWSGIGNYKFLSVLLLAIMGVLYVYFK
- a CDS encoding phosphonate ABC transporter ATP-binding protein; the encoded protein is MIQLNNIEKYYANKGIKNYVLRLVTTSIKQGEFVSIMGPSGAGKSTLLNIIGMLEEPTYGSYEFLGENVTSLNERKRIELYRNHIGFVFQAYHLIDEMTVYENIEAPLLYKKVGSAERASRIADLLDRFNIVAKKDLFPNQLSGGQQQLVGIARALAAQPSIILADEPTGNLQSAQADEIMTLFKKLNQEDGITIIQVTHSEKNAQYGNRILHIADGVVKEDVAVA
- a CDS encoding short-chain dehydrogenase translates to MLHHKIIILTGGADGIGWECAKAYSKAGATVCILDKNPIAESKLNELETAQKIAITCNLVNENEVAAAFETIIQKFGNIDAIHNNAGIAHPSKTLDQTTDAEWDLLMNVNLKSILYTTRYGIEQLKKTKGCILNTSSMVGTIGQDNHAAYVATKGAINALTKAMALDYAPYQIRVNAVSPAAINTPTLQLWSKEQPNKEEIQHYLDKLQPLGGMPAGDVIADACLFLLSDAARFITGTILPVSGGAELGYRTII
- a CDS encoding mandelate racemase — encoded protein: MINKIEISDKRFELSTGAGSDAIHKDPQYSYAVTNLTNENGITGTGLAFTLGAGNDLVCNAAQFYANKLKGQDIEELMSDFGQTFRTLSNEQQFRWLGPHKGVVHLGLASVTNACYDLWAKKRGVPLWKLLIDLSPEEIVNTLDLSYLEDVLTKEEAIAMLQSQTDSKKSREGILDTGYPGYDTSVGWFNYDDEKVRENCKKAIANGFTAMKLKVGSADPKRDIRRANIVREVAGESSKVMLDANQQWTLPQAISICNELKNMNPFWVEEPTHPDDVLAHQTLAREIAPVKLALGEHVPNRIIFKNYLQTGCTGFAQVDAVRVGGVSEFITISLLCKKFGVPVVPHVGDMGQLHQHLVLFNHIAMGHEALFLEHIPHLKQHFKHPIKIEKGVYITPQEAGSSCDLK